The proteins below come from a single Chelmon rostratus isolate fCheRos1 chromosome 10, fCheRos1.pri, whole genome shotgun sequence genomic window:
- the LOC121612201 gene encoding immunoglobulin-like and fibronectin type III domain-containing protein 1, which translates to MWKRTKNTGPTASRRTLIRRRSKIPGVMITQDVVNIPEGKSLPDFQCKPMPTTIKEGKLAVFKAIVKGDPKPEVTWRRAKGTISDKDKFQTKYDESTGEYILEIHKVTSEETDTYKCYAANEYGKAVCTATLTVTEASTNPLDFRKLLRKSKVEENQTKQEDGETDKRFWDAMLNADKKDYEHICTQFGVTNLDLMLKKLEEKKRKRVQNKCKDGVIPYDEDPTEDHSLLSAGRMKDFRIKGLMQKATGFNEVDGEDNILNTGLNQMDGGVNLLNTGLNQMDGGVNLLNTGLNQMDGEVNLLNTGLNYVDEEVLHTEFKFSHVDFVIKIQEVKAQEREDALFECVLTHPLPRITWMGKGSVLEDGEKYSITVSDHKLIHRLLIKDCKQLDKGIYSAVSGIMSCSAWLVVEDENEPAFAGKKTARKTTLAGGSQIDLEKVAREQQIKNREEMEKILASVKAKHKEGQLRDKKTLTTSGRDDDIGAITGPGKSSGAVKDESNAARTSGLSEPTGSKGKAKTKNSRGDGTVTISDDSGCVTKAEEQIIVDGPKSKRHTRCGQADFDKVTEEESGLTPTDRNGGGHSEENEDFTGSANNSRCIKNDENESSSQSADVELNQIQTLATSQNGMADFDRMKDSTGPVRFILAEGCGFNTDPNELASDNEASDSDENEDSTGQGKLSSCSKQGQQPQKGVNGESTGPKDHNECDETEDETGSAARSRRKRQGPLIEDKVADPGVQFICGLSDVSAIINETAELTCKLSGEDCEGAWFRDGQKISPDDNFTITKDGAIHKLVIIRCKEEHSGKYRFEADGRKTEAMINVKDPPRFDLEDLSAFIQPVTVKVGHNIILKLHFVGHEPIKIQWYKEGEELQDDNNTKIEKSGSHSRLLLSRCQRKDTGEIKIKLKNEHGFIEAISQLIVLDKPTSPLGPAEVTESSATCIEFKWRPPKDDGGSPVINYIMERQQVGRNTWKKLGEIPGVPSYRDIDVDHGRKYCYRVRAVTAEGTSEAMETDDMQAGTLAFPGPPAPPKVASAYDDCINMSWDSPSNRGGSRILGYILEKRKKGSNLWTVVNAMDELIKEKKYAVRDVVAGMEYEFRVTAINLSGAGEFSSPSEFVFARDPKKPPGKVRNLKLTETSYTHLVLTWTKPEDKPGIQDEAKGYFVEIRQADCIEWSRCSPTITTSFSVKGLKSMDMYWVRVIATNDGGESDPEELANYVLAMPSPVRPKFTNHKMKSFMVVRAGNSVRITVNFEASPRPDIMWLKDNVPVTKRVTISNSDGSSQLLIPSSERSDSGIYSILVKNFAGQETFSTEVRVTDDPKPPGPVELEENVPGTVTVIWEPSPDEKRDDRLHYTVSKLDSTKRTWTTVADRLFNNKFTVCNIMLGREYNFRVYAKNDMGISAPSESPTWGMEKKREKFLVSVPTRKDCDLRCAPTFIVPLKLHTAPKGYECHMSCAVKGNPKPRVTWYRNHISINTDTNYYISNTCGVCSMLILHVGPRDTGEYTITAENALGRAECSTVLSATAAHIGGGGSATPGGGPAPAASSFLFLNGRTRYLRSTPPPSHLLLCLFIRTPPQPVGTSLSGD; encoded by the exons ATGTGGAAAAGGACGAAGAACACAGGTCCCACTGCCAGCAGACGAA ctctcaTCCGGAGAAGATCTAAGATTCCTGGAGTAATGATCACGCAGGATGTAGTAAACATACCAGAGGGAAAAAGCCTCCCAGATTTCCAGTGTAAACCAATGCCAACGACAATAAAGGAAG GGAAATTAGCTGTTTTCAAGGCCATAGTGAAAGGAGATCCAAAACCGGAGGTGACATGGAGAAGAGCTAAAGGGACAATTTCAGACAAGGACAAATTTCAGACTAAATATGATGAATCAACTGGAGAGTATATATTAGAG ATCCACAAAGTGACTTCTGAGGAAACAGACACATACAAATGCTATGCTGCGAATGAATATGGCAAAGCTGTCTGCACAGCAACATTAACTGTGACTGAAG CTTCAACAAATCCATTAGATTTCAGAAAATTGCTGAGGAAAAG TAAAGTAGAGGAAAATCAGACAAAGCAAGAAGATGGGGAAACTGATAAAAGATTCTGGGATGCGATGCTGAATGCTGACAAGAAAGACTACGAGCACATCTGTACTCAGTTTGGTGTTACAAACTTAGATTTGATGCTCAAGAAactggaagagaagaagaggaagagagtaCAAAATAAGTGTAAG GATGGTGTGATTCCCTATGATGAAGACCCAACAGAGGACCACAGCCTGCTGAGTGCTGGGAGGATGAAAGATTTTCGCATCAAGGGTCTGATGCAAAAGGCCACAGGATTCAACGAGGTGGATGGAGAGGACAACATCCTCAACACAGGGCTGAATCAGATGGATGGAGGGGTCAACCTCCTCAACACAGGGCTGAATCAGATGGATGGAGGGGTCAACCTCCTCAACACAGGGCTGAATCAGATGGATGGAGAAGTCAACCTCCTCAACACAGGGCTGAATTATGTGGATGAAGAGGTCCTCCATACAGAGTTTAAAT TTTCCCACGTGGACTTTGTTATCAAAATTCAGGAGGTTAAAGCTCAAGAAAGAGAGGATGCCCTCTTTGAGTGTGTCCTGACACACCCGCTACCCAGGATCACATGGATGGGCAAGGGCAGCGTCCTTGAGGATGGAGAGAAATACAGCATAACCGTGTCAGACCACAAACTGATTCACAGGCTGCTGATCAAGGACTGCAAGCAGCTGGACAAGGGCATCTATTCAGCTGTGTCTGGCATTATGTCCTGCAGTGCCTGGCTGGTTGTGGAAG ATGAGAACGAACCTGCATTTGCTGGTAAGAAGACGGCTCGTAAAACTACCTTGGCTGGTGGGTCACAGATTGACCTTGAGAAAGTGGCCAGAgagcaacaaataaaaaaccgtgaggagatggagaagattTTAGCATcagtaaaagcaaaacacaaagaaggacaactgagagacaaaaagacattaACCACTAGTGGAAGAGATGATGACATAGGTGCAATCACTGGACCGGGTAAAAGCAGTGGAGCAGTAAAGGACGAGTCAAATGCTGCAAGGACCAGTGGCCTGTCTGAGCCAACAGGGAGCAAAGGGAAAGCAAAGACCAAAAACTCAAGAGGGGACGGCACAGTAACAATATCAGATGATTCAGGGTGTGTAACAAAAGCAGAAGAGCAAATAATAGTAGACGGCCCCAAGAGCAAGAGACACACCAGATGTGGTCAAGCAGATTTTGACAAGGTAACAG aggaaGAGAGTGGATTAACTCCAACAGACAGAAACGGAGGAGGACATTCTGAAGAGAATGAGGACTTCACTGGATCTGCCAATAATTCAAGATGcataaaaaatgatgaaaatg aATCCAGCAGCCAGAGCGCTGATGTAGAGTTGAACCAGATTCAAACACTTGCCACAAGTCAAAATGGAATGGCTGATTTTGATCGAATGAAAGACTCTACTGGGCCTGTCAG GTTTATACTAGCTGAAGGCTGTGGCTTTAATACAGATCCAAATGAACTAGCAAGTGACAATGAAGCAAGTGACAGTGACGAGAATGAGGACTCTACAGGCCAGGGCAAGCTTTCAAGTTGTTCAAAGCAAGGCCAACAGCCACAGAAAGGAGTCAATG GTGAAAGCACAGGTCCTAAAGACCACAACGAGTGTGACGAGACTGAAGATGAAACTGGCTCTGCCGCACGTTCAAGGCGTAAAAGACAAGGCCCACTGATAGAAGATAAAGTTGCTG ATCCAGGGGTCCAGTTCATCTGTGGTTTGTCTGACGTCAGTGCAATCATCAACGAGACTGCAGAGTTAACATGTAAGCTCAGCGGTGAAGACTGCGAGGGAGCCTGGTTCAGAGACGGACAAAAG ATATCCCCAGATGACAATTTCACCATCACTAAAGATGGTGCAATCCATAAATTAGTCATAATCAGGTGCAAGGAAGAGCACTCTGGGAAATACCGTTTCGAGGCAGACGGCCGTAAAACAGAGGCGATGATCAACGTCAAAG ATCCCCCAAGGTTTGACCTTGAAGACCTCAGTGCTTTCATTCAGCCTGTGACAGTTAAAGTGGGGCACAACATCATCctcaaactgcattttgttggCCACGAACCCATAAAGATTCAGTGGtacaaagagggagaagagctCCAAGATGACAACAACACGAAGATAGAGAAATCTGGGAGTCATAGCCGTTTGCTCCTGAGCAGGTGCCAAAGGAAGGACACAGGAGAGATCAAGATCAAGCTCAAGAACGAACACGGCTTCATTGAGGCAATTTCACAGCTAATTGTGCTTG ACAAACCCACTTCACCCCTGGGTCCTGCAGAGGTAACAGAGAGCTCAGCTACGTGTATTGAATTTAAGTGGAGGCCTCCAAAGGATGATGGTGGCTCACCAGTGATAAACTACATAATGGAGCGACAGCAAGTGGGACGAAATACCTGGAAGAAATTAGGGGAGATCCCAGGTGTGCCCAGCTACCGCGATATAGATGTGGACCACGGGCGGAAATATTGTTACCGTGTCCGCGCAGTGACTGCCGAGGGTACGAGTGAAGCGATGGAGACTGATGACATGCAAGCTGGCACACTAG CTTTTCCAGGccctccagcacctccaaagGTGGCCAGCGCCTACGACGACTGCATCAACATGTCCTGGGATTCACCCAGTAACCGAGGAGGTTCGCGTATCCTGGGCTACATCTTGGAGAAACGCAAGAAGGGGAGTAATCTCTGGACCGTTGTGAATGCCATGGATGAACTAATAAAAG AGAAGAAATATGCAGTGAGAGATGTTGTGGCAGGTATGGAATATGAATTCAGAGTCACCGCCATAAACCTCTCAGGAGCTGGTGAATTTAGCAGCCCGTCAGAGTTTGTTTTTGCACGGGATCCCAAGA AGCCTCCTGGTAAAGTTAGAAACCTGAAGTTGACAGAAACGTCTTACACCCACTTGGTCCTGACTTGGACCAAACCTGAGGATAAACCGGGGATTCAGGATGAAGCGAAGGGATATTTTGTTGAGATTCGGCAGGCAGATTGCATTGAATGGTCCCGCTGTAGTCCCACCATCACGACTTCCTTCAGTGTGAAAGGCCTTAAGTCCATGGACATGTACTGGGTGAGAGTGATTGCGACTAATGATGGAGGGGAGAGTGATCCTGAGGAGCTGGCCAACTACGTCCTTGCGATGCCCTCACCTG TGAGGCCAAAGTTCACAAACCACAAGATGAAGAGCTTCATGGTGGTGAGAGCAGGAAACTCTGTCAGGATCACAGTGAACTTTGAG gcCTCCCCACGGCCAGATATTATGTGGCTAAAGGACAACGTGCCAGTGACAAAGCGAGTTACAATCAGTAACTCTGACGGCTCATCCCAGCTGCTGATCCCCTCCTCTGAGCGCTCTGATTCTGGCATCTACTCCATTTTAGTGAAAAACTTTGCAGGACAGGAGACATTCAGTACAGAGGTTCGGGTCACAG ATGATCCGAAGCCTCCTGGACCGGTAGAACTGGAGGAAAATGTGCCCGGCACGGTGACGGTGATTTGGGAGCCTTCTCCTGATGAGAAGCGTGATGACCGCCTCCACTACACAGTGTCCAAGCTGGACTCCACCAAACGCACTTGGACCACAGTGGCTGACAGACTCTTCAATAACAAGTTCACAGTCTGCAACATCATGCTCGGCAGGGAATACAATTTCCGGGTCTATGCCAAAAACGACATGGGCATATCTGCACCCTCAGAGTCACCAACCTGGGggatggagaagaagagag AAAAGTTTTTGGTGAGCGTACCGACCAGAAAGGACTGTGATTTGCGATGCGCTCCGACCTTCATCGTGCCTTTGAAGCTTCACACTGCACCCAAAGGCTACGAGTGCCACATGAGCTGCGCAGTGAAGGGAAATCCCAAACCTCGTGTCACGTGGTATCGAAATCACATCAGCATAAACACCGACACCAACTACTACATCTCCAACACCTGTGGAGTTTGCTCCATGTTAATCCTCCACGTAGGCCCCAGAGACACGGGAGAGTACACCATCACTGCAGAGAACGCCCTAGGACGGGCTGAATGCTCCACCGTCCTCAGT GCGACAGCAGCGCACATTGGTGGCGGAGGCTCAGCCACTCCCGGCGGCGGCCCGGCCCCCGCggcctcctccttcctcttcctgaaTGGACGAACACGCTACCTACGGTCCACGCCTCCCCCGTCTcatctcctgctctgcctcttcATCAGGACCCCGCCGCAGCCTGTCGGTACTTCATTGAGCGGTGATTGA
- the zgc:66479 gene encoding neurofilament medium polypeptide: MTAKHRKGKSNHKHEDNFFKNEVAESEVRAGASNYTLLLVLFLMIVIGGATSAWFCFQQHQTLTYLTDNLMGMQMKIVKLQSSHEEMRQSSDKQHVSESLETRLSALEESYALAQKQVGMALATAEQLRTSDLPAQVLSLHTEMKARLAEMQQATVSLEQLSQLRTMLKGKSEEFEGVRIQVDGLATLSAELSHKVEVLTGSLGEAESKLEERAGQVTALSATLDGQAAEVLGLKEQLHTYQAQLEAGTLEMAAVRELLEHEQSQRVQQASVEEQLDTLVGETQPPAEPEEQTKEETAPTVEEEEEEGEAAAATEEEDEEEEALPADVETEASNVEEELEPEQEPEAEAEQEADEGEEASEGEAAAQDEAPVEQEDSVTDETAPAEEVEVEAEALKEDQTEQEESDALSEQEGVDTTETAEEGQSIEEEMPEEEAAQEEPTPEEEKLNVEEEASEGDEEQQDVAAEEESHSEEEVDEEGEEPFENDASPGEE, translated from the exons ATGACTGCCAAGCATCGGAAAGGGAAAAGCAACCACAAACATGAAGACaactttttcaaaaatgaagtgGCGGAGTCCGAAGTTCGCGCTGGAGCGAGTAATTACACTCTCCTGCTGGTTTTATTTCTGATGATTGTAATAGGCGGTGCCACTAGCGCGTGgttctgtttccagcagcaccAAACTTTAACCTACTTAACAGACAATCTCATGGGCATGCAGATGAAAATAGTGAAGCTGCAGTCCTCCCACGAAGAAATGCGACAGTCCAGCGATAAG CAGCATGTGTCAGAGAGTCTGGAGACCCGCCTGAGTGCCCTGGAGGAGTCTTATGCACTGGCCCAGAAACAGGTGGGCATGGCCTTGGCTACAGCCGAGCAGCTCAGGACGTCTGACCTCCCCGCTCAGGTGCTGTCGCTTCACACAGAGATGAAAGCCCGCCTGGCAGAGATGCAGCAAGCCACCGTGTCTCTGGAGCAGCTGAGCCAGCTGCGGACCATGCTGAAGGGGAAGAGTGAGGAGTTTGAGGGGGTCAGGATTCAGGTGGACGGCCTGGCCACGCTCAGCGCCGAGCTATCCCACAAGGTCGAGGTCTTGACGGGGAGCCTGGGAGAAGCGGAATCaaagctggaggagagagctggGCAGGTCACCGCGCTGAGCGCCACCCTGGACGGACAGGCAGCCGAGGTGCTCGGGCTGAAAGAGCAGCTGCACACCTACCAGGCTCAGCTTGAGGCTGGCACGCTGGAGATGGCTGCTGTCAG AGAGTTACTTGAGCATGAGCAGTCCCAGCGGGTCCAGCAGGCCAGTGTGGAGGAGCAGCTCGATACG CTGGTGGGAGAAACTCAGCCTCCTGCTGAGCCTGAGGAACAGACAAAGGAAGAGACAGCTCCCAcagttgaagaagaagaagaagaaggagaagcagctgcagcaactgaagaagaggatgaagaggaggaggcactTCCTGCAGATGTAGAAACAGAGGCATCCAATGTAGAAGAAGAGCTAGAACCAGAGCAAGAGCCAGAGGCAGAGGCTGAGCAAGAGgcagatgaaggagaggaggcgagTGAAGGAGAGGCAGCTGCACAGGATGAAGCTCCTGTCGAGCAGGAGGACTCTGTGACAGATGAAACTGCtcctgcagaggaggtggaggtggaggcggaGGCATTAAAGGAGGATCAGACGGAGCAAGAGGAGTCGGACGCCTTATCAGAACAGGAGGGAGTGGATAcgacagagacagcagaggagggacaAAGCATAGAGGAGGAGATGCCCGAGGAGGAGGCGGCTCAGGAAGAGCCGACACCCGAGGAGGAGAAACTTAATGTAGAGGAGGAGGCGTCGGAGGGGGATGAAGAACAGCAGGATGTCgcagctgaagaggagagccacagtgaagaggaggtggatgaAGAAGGCGAGGAGCCATTCGAAAATGATGCTTCACCAGGGGAAGAAT ag